Sequence from the Herbaspirillum sp. meg3 genome:
TTGTGTTGCAATGAAAAAATAAAAATCAGAATGCCGGATGAATGTCGACTTACAAGCCGTTGTTCAGGAAGGCGCGCAGTTCCGGCGTCTTGGGGTTGTCCAGCATTTCACCCGGGCCGACTTCCCACACCGTGCCCTGATGCATGTAAATGATGCGATCGGCCACGCGCTTGGCGAAGGCCATTTCGTGGGTCACGAGCAGCATGGTCATGCCGCCGGCTGCCAGGTCTTCCATCACCCGCAGTACTTCGCCGGTCAGTTGCGGGTCGAGCGCCGAGGTGACTTCATCGAACAGCATGACCTTTGGCGCCATCGCGAGGGAACGGGCAATCGCCACGCGCTGTTGCTGGCCACCCGACAGTTGCTCTGGATAGGCGTCAGCCTTGTTGCCCAGGCCGACCTGCTCCAACGCCGCCATCGACACGGTCAACGCCTGCGCTTTTGGTTGTTGCTTGACGTGACGCAGCGCCAGCATGATGTTCTCCTGCACGGTCAGATGCGGGAACAGGTTGTAGCTCTGAAACACGATGCCGACTTCCTGACGCAGCTTGTGCAGATCGACATGCGGATCGTCAACGCGCATACCGCATACGTCGATGGTGCCGGAGTCGACTTTTTCCAGGCGATCGATACAACGCAGAGCGGTGCTCTTGCCGGAGCCGCTGGCGCCGATGATGGCGATCATCTCGCCCTTTTGCACTTCGAAGGAAACCCCCTTCAGTACCTGATTGGAGCCAAAGCTCTTGTAGATCTGGTCGACTTTGACGATAGGGCCTGTTTGGCCAACAGGGGTATTAACGGTTGCTGACATTGAGCTTATTCTCCATCGATTCACTCCAGCGCGAGAGCGGGTAGCACAGTACAAAATAGAACACCCCTACCAGACTGAAAATCAGGAAAGGCTGAAAAATTGAGTTGTTGATAATCTGACCGGCGCGGGTCAGTTCGATAAATCCGATCACGGACGCCAGCGAAGTCATCTTGATGACCTGCACCAGAAAGCCCACGGTCGGCGGCAACGACAGACGGAACGCCTGAGGAATGATCACCAGGCGCAGTGTCTGCCAACGGGTCAGCGACAGGCACTCGGCGGCTTCCCACTGCGGACGCGGCATTGCTTCGACGCAACCGCGCCAGATATCGCCCAGATAGGCGCTGGTATAGACCATCATCGCCAGACCGGCGGCAACCAATGCCGGCAAAGCGAAGCCGTACACGGACAGGCCGAAATAGACGATGAACAACAGGATCAGCAGCGGAATACCCTGAATGCACTCGATGTACACCAGCGTCGGCATCCACAGCCAGCGGCGCGGAGAAATCCGCGCCAGCATCACCGCAAAACCACCGATGCTGCCGAGGATGAAGGCCAGGCCGGACAGTACCAGCGTCCACCAGATCGACTGCACCAGATA
This genomic interval carries:
- a CDS encoding amino acid ABC transporter permease is translated as MIGSFSWGHFFYLVQSIWWTLVLSGLAFILGSIGGFAVMLARISPRRWLWMPTLVYIECIQGIPLLILLFIVYFGLSVYGFALPALVAAGLAMMVYTSAYLGDIWRGCVEAMPRPQWEAAECLSLTRWQTLRLVIIPQAFRLSLPPTVGFLVQVIKMTSLASVIGFIELTRAGQIINNSIFQPFLIFSLVGVFYFVLCYPLSRWSESMENKLNVSNR
- a CDS encoding amino acid ABC transporter ATP-binding protein; this translates as MSATVNTPVGQTGPIVKVDQIYKSFGSNQVLKGVSFEVQKGEMIAIIGASGSGKSTALRCIDRLEKVDSGTIDVCGMRVDDPHVDLHKLRQEVGIVFQSYNLFPHLTVQENIMLALRHVKQQPKAQALTVSMAALEQVGLGNKADAYPEQLSGGQQQRVAIARSLAMAPKVMLFDEVTSALDPQLTGEVLRVMEDLAAGGMTMLLVTHEMAFAKRVADRIIYMHQGTVWEVGPGEMLDNPKTPELRAFLNNGL